The DNA segment AGACAATGTAAATTTACTAGCTCTCATCGGCGCGCTCGCTATCTTTGCGCTAACGGCTTTCGTGACGGGCAAATACGTAAAGCAGATGAAAATCGCAAAAGAGGGCGGAGAGCTGGACGAGTACGTCTGGGACGGTATAGGCGAGTATAAAAACCCTTTGCCGCTTGGCTGGGCGATCGTGTATGCGTTAGTTATAGTTTGGGCTTTGTGGTATATGCTCGCAGGCTACCCGCTAAACTCCTACTCGCAAATCGGCGAATATAACGAAGAGGTCGCCGCTGCGAACGCTAAATTTGAAAAACGCTTCGCAAACCCCGACATCAAGACGCTTCACGCGATGGGAGAGAGCGTATTTTTGGTGCAGTGCTCGGCCTGCCACGGCATCACGGGCGACGGCATAGGCGGCAAGGCGGCCGATTTGGCGCTCTGGGGGAGCGAAGAGGGCATCGTAGATGCGATCCTAAAGGGCTCTAAAGGACTAGACTATCCGATGGGCGAGATGCCTGCGGGTATGGCGGACGAAGAGGGCGCAAAGGCGATCGCGGCTTACATCGCTAAGGAAATTTCCGGTATAAAAAAGACTAAAAACGAAAATCTGGTTGCGAGCGGCAAGGAGCTGTTTGCGGCTTGCGCAGCCTGCCACGGCGAGGACGGCAAGGGTATGGAGGGTATGAGCCCGGACCTCTCTAAATACGGCACGGCGTCCTTTGTAGAGGATGTTTTGCAGCGCGGCAAAAAGGGCGACATCGGCGCAATGCCTAAATTTAACGACGGCAGACTAAATGCTTTGCAACAAAAAGCGGTCGGCGAATACGTCATCTCGCTCTCGAAAGGAGAATAAATGGAAAACACCGATAGAAACGTCTTTGGACTGCACGGCGTGACGGGGATGCTCATCGCGACTGTGTTGCTACTGGCGATTTTGGCGACGCTCACGTATTTTGCTATTAAGCTCCAGCAAGAGGTCGCGCAAAAGCCCTACACGCTAAACGCATCCGAGCTAAGGATGAAAAGCGCGGATAACGCCAAACAAGTGCGCGTAAAGGAGTGAGTATGCAAGCGGTTTTAGAAAAAATCATCGTCGCGGGTCTCATCGCGTCTGCCGTCATCGCGGCGTGGGCGGTTTTGACGCCAAATCACCTTTTCGTCGGATGAAATTTGATAAATCAAGGAGCGGAGACTCGGCCGCTCTTTTTCAAATTTTTCGCTTAAATTTAAGCGGTGCGTTTTGCTTTTTGCGCGAAAAAGTATGATCTTGCCGATGAAATTTTTAAATTTTACTCGTTTAAATTTAATTGCGTCGGTTTTTTTACGGGTCGTTAAATTCGGAAATATTAAATTTGTTCGCTCTTTAAAATTCGCAAATTTAATCACGAGAAAAAGGGCTTGCGTTTGCTAAAATTTATAAATTTCGCCCGCTCGAGTTTGGCAACTTTTCTCTCGCTATTTTTATTTAAATTCCTAAAATTTATTTGCTTTGATTTGACCGCTCTTTGTCGTTTTTTCGCGCTCAAATTTGCAAATTTGGCCCACGCATTTTTTATCTTTTTGCTTTTTATTTACGGCGCGGCGACTTTACAGGGTTCAAATTTGCCTCGCGAGATAGTCTTGGTAAATCAAAACATCTTAAGCCCCGCCGTGAGCGAGAAAATCGCGGTTTTGGGCGAGGAGCTAGCGAGCAAAAGCGGCGTGTTTGCAGGGGTTGCGGTTTATGAGAGCTTGGACGGTAAAACGCTAAAAGAAGCGGCCGCGCAGCTAAATTTGACCCCGCCTTACGTGCTTTTGATGCTTGCTAAAACGGAGCATAAGGTGGAAATTTTTGCCGATCACCAGACGCTAAAGCTTTTTGATAAAGAGAAAATTTTAAGCCCGTATCCTAGCTCGGGCTCTATTTTGCCGATTTTAGCGTCCAAAAACGGCAAAGATATCTTTAACGCCGCCGTGCTAAACGGCTACGCGGATCTTGCCGAACAGATCGCCGCGAGCAAAGGCGTGAGCTTGCAAAACGCGGTAGGCAATCAAAACCGCCTGACGTTAGATGCGTTTAGGATTTTTATCTACGGCTCTATCGCTCTGGTTATTTGCGCCGCTATTTTTAGAAAATTTAGGAGGAAAAATGGCTAAAAACTACTGGCCTCACGCTATCGTTATCTCGCTCGTTTTGATAATAATCTCCTGCGTGGCGACCATCGTCGTAGCCGTCAAAAACCCAGTGGAGATGGACGGTTTTTACTTCGAGCGCTACCAAAACGTCGATGAAAATATAAACGAGATCGAGGCTAGCCAGCGCAGGTTTGACGCCAAGTATGCTCTTAAATTTGAGCCTGAATTTAACGGGCTAAGCGGATATTTTAAGATCGCCGTCACGCCTAAAAACGGCTCTTTAGCGCCAAATTTTACTCACGAAATTTTACTAACCAGACCTGCGACGAACGAGCAAAATCAAAATTTAAACGCCAAATTTGACGGGCAAATTTTAAAAACGCAGCCCGTAGCTTTGCCCAAAAAAGGCAAATGGCAAATTTTGCTAAAAATCTCCGACGCAAACGACACGGGCTTTTATAAATTTAGCTTCGAAGCGCGCTAGTTTTCTTTGATTTTCAGCCGCTCTGAGTTATCATTGCGTCAAAAAACAAAGAGCTTTTATGCAAAATTTAGACAAACTTTATATTTTTAGCAACTCCCGTAAGATCCGCGAATTTAACGCGAAATTTCAAAACGAACTCGTGCCAAAGGCCATGACGATAGCGCAGTTTGAGCAAAAGGCCGTGCTGGTGCCGGGGCGCTTTGAGGCGGACGAGGCGTACGCGCTGGTGCTGATGCAGCGAGCCTGCGCGAGCGTGAGAGAGGCCTCCGAGCAGCTGCGTATCCCGTCCGAGTTTTTTGCTTTTTTGAAAAACAACGACTATCTTTTTAGCTTTTTTAAGGAGCTCGCCATCAGCAAAAAGAGCGTGGCGGATCTGAAATTTAGCGATATTTACGCCGATTACGAGGAGCATCTGGGTATCCTCGAGGCGGTGCTTGCGCGATATAAGGAGCTGCTCGCGGCCGAAAATCTATACGACGGCATCGCGCTGCCTGAAATTTACCGGCTAAACGGCGGGTTTGTGAGGGAATTTCGCGAGATTTATCTTGAAGTAGACGGCTTTTTGAGCGAATTTGAGTGGGAGCTGTTTGGCGAGATAGCCAAGCTAACGACGCTAAAAATCATCTTTCAAACCAGTAAATTTAACAAAAAACTGATCCTAAAACTAGCCGAAATCTCCGGCATTGACACGAGCGAGTTTAGCCTATACGGCGAATTTGAGCTAAATTTGAGCTCGCGCGAGCTAAAAAAAACGGGCGCCGTGCGCAAAAATCCGCTCGTTTTAAAAAGGAGCTTTAGTGCTAGAAGCCTGCAGGCAGCCTACGCGATGGCAAAGGCTAGCGAGTTTGTCGCAGGGGGCATCAAGCCCGAAAACATCGCCGTTATCTTGCCTGATGAGAGCTTTGCCGAGATCTTGCGCTTGCACGACCGCGGCAAGATGTTTAACTTTGCGATGGGCGAGAGCTTCACGCGAACGCGGTTTTTTCAAATTTTAAAGTGCATAGTAACCGCGATAAACGACAAAATCCGCGTAAATTTGAGCGAGGATAACTACGCGAATTTTAACGAATTCGAGTTTAATCTGTGCGAATTTGGTGTCGGCTCCGAGCTGTTTGCTAAATTTAAAAACGGTTTTGAAGAGCCTTGCTCGTTTGAGGATTTTAGGGCGCTTATGGAGGAGATTTTGGCGCTTGAGAGCGACCCCGCCGCCGCGCAAAAAACTCGCGAGGAGCTATTTTACGCGCAGAGTTTGGCGCGGTATTTTAGCTTTACGCTGCGTCAAATTTGCGAGATATTTTTGATAAAGCTAGCCAGGCTTAGGCTTGATCACGTAGGCGGCGGCAAGATCGGCGTCATGGGCGTTTTGGAGAGTCGCGGACTTAAATTTGAGGGCGTCATAGTGCTTGATTTTAACGACGATTTGGTGCCAAAGCGTAGCGTAAACGAGATGTTTTTAAGCTCGCGCGTGCGCCAAAAGGCGGGCCTCATCGGCTACGTCGACCGTGAAAATTTGCAGAGATTTTACTACGAGAGTCTAATCGGCGGCGCGAAAAAAGCGGCGATATGCTACGCGGCAAACGAGGAGAAAATCGCGTCGAGATTTCTCGGCGAATTTAACGCCGTGGAGGACGCGAGATTTAGCGACGAGAGCTATGCGGCGCTGTTTAACGGCGAATTTGACGCAAAGACCGGTTTTGCGGACGAGCAGAAATTTGAGGCCGAGATGAACCCGCATCTTGATGAAAAGAACGAGGCTAAGTCGGGACAAGCAAAAACCGCCAAAGAGCGGAGTTTGTTTGAATTTGACGTGCAGGGCGAGCTAGATTCTGGCGCAAATTTAGTCGGTAAATTTGACGAAAACGCTACGCAAAACAAAACGCCGAGCCAAAATCCGCGAGCGCTAAATTTTATAAAATTTACGCGAAAAACGCCCGCAAAGCCTAAAATTTTCGAGCAAGATATCATCGTCAAGCACGATTTTTTCGCTATCCCGCTCTCTTTTAGCAGGCTAAACACCTATTTGCAGTGCCCGCGGCGGTATTATTACAGATATATCCTAGGCGTAAAGCCGCCCGTGATGCCGCAAACGGCGTCCGCGGCGGACTTTGGCAACTCGCTGCACAGGGCGCTTTTTGAGTATTACTCTAAATTTGAGAGGTTTGACCTCGCTAAATTTGAAACGGTGCTAAGGGAACTAAACATGCCACCGCTAGAGCGCGAGATAACGATGATAGAGATGGAAAAATTTAAGGCCGTAGAGGACGCGAGATATGAGGCCGGATGGCGCGTGCATGGGCTCGAAAAAGAGCTTGATAGCGTGTTTGCAGGCGTGCGTATAACTGGCAAAATCGACCGCATAGACGGGCGCGGCGGCGAGCTAGCGGTGATTGATTATAAAAGCGGAAAATTTGACGCCAAATCCTTGCAGCTGCCCTTTTACGAGGCGCTCGTGGGTAGGCCTTGCGAGGGGTACTTTTACGATCTAAAAGATAATATGAACTTGGTGGCGGGCGAGGCTAGCACGGAGGCGCTTGCAGAGGCGATCGAGCAGCTAAAATCCATCAACGACACGCCGATAAATTTCGGGGAGGCGAAGGGCGCGATGAGCGAATACGAAGACTATAAAATTTTAGTGAAAGGCGAGCTATGAAGCCGTTTTTGGCCCTCGAGGCGAGTGCGGGCAGCGGCAAGACATTTGCGCTTAGCGTGCGTTTTATCGCGATTTTGCTATCAGGCGCCGACGCGCGCGAGATCACGGCGCTGACCTTCACCAAAAAGGCCGCCAACGAGATGAAAGAGCGCATCGTGCAGACCTTTTTGCGGCTCGAGGAAAAGGGCGCAGAGCTAGCCGAGTTGGAGCAAATTTTGGGCGCGGGCAGGGATGAAATTTTAGCTATGCGCGACGCTCGGGCGACTCATTTTTTAGAAAGCGATCTAAAAATCGGCACGTTTGACTCGTTTTTCGTGGGCATCTTGCGCAGCTTTTGCTTAAATTTGGGGCTAAGCGCGGATTTTGAAGTGAGCGAAAATTTAAACGAGCTGCAGCGGGGCGAGTTTGTCGCGAGCGTGAGCAAGGATATGCGGCTACTAAAAGCGCTTGCGAATTTGATAGCGACGGCCGAGCGCAGCCAAAGTAGCTTTTTTGAGAGCTTAGAGATGTTTTACGAAAATTTCGGCGAGCTTAAAAGCAGCGAAAATGCGGCATTTCCAAACGAAAGCGGCGTTGCGGAAGCGCTAAAAAATATGCGCGAATACGTCCTAGCTAGAGGCGGCGGCAAAGACGCGCAAAGCGCCGTAAAGCAGGGTAGCCCGAGCGAAATTTTAGCTCGCTCTTTTATGTCGCGCGCGAGCCTTGATTATCGTACGTTTTCTAAAATTTATACGCCGGAGCTTGACGAGATGTTTTTTGAGTTAAAAGCTTGGCTAAAGCGCTATTTCGACGCGCTGGAGGAGTATAAAATCGCCGAGCTGGCTAGATTTTTAAAAATCTACAAAGAGTGCAAAATCTCGCTAAATAAAAGGCTAAATTCGCTCGCCTTTAGCGACGTGACGCGCCTAGTTTATGAGCTTTTAGGGGGCGGCGAGACGGACGCGCAGATGCTTTATTTTAGGCTCGACGGGCGGATAAATCACCTGCTCATCGACGAGTTTCAAGACACCAACGTCGCGCAGTACGAGATCATGCGTCCGCTCATCGAAGAGATCGTCGCCGGATACGGACAAAACGGGCTTGGCAGCTTTTTTTACGTCGGCGACGTAAAGCAGAGCATTTACCGTTTTCGCGGCGGCAAAAAGGAGCTTTTTGGCAAACTGATGCGCGATTTTCCGCAGATCAAAGCGCAAAATTTGGAGGTAAATTACCGCAGCAAAAAGGCGCTGGTTAGATTTACGAACGCCGTGTTTGCGGGCAAGATCGAAAATTTTAAACCGCAAAGAACGCCACAAAAAGAGGGCGAGCGGGTAAATTTGGTAGGCGAGATGCCGTACTTTGAGGCACAGGAGGACGATCTTGGCTTCGTGCGGGTAAGTAGCGGCGATGACGTGGCGATGGAGGCGGCGCAGCAGGTTAAATTTTTGCTTGAAAAAGGGGTCTGCGAGGACGATATAACCGTGCTTTGCTGGAAAAACGACGATATAAATAAAATCTCAAATTTGCTGAGCGAGGCGGGCGTAAAAAGCGTGAGCGAGGGCGTGATGTCGCTGCTAGCGAGCAAAAATGCGCGCGCAGTAGTGGAATACGCTAAATTTTGCCTATTCGACGAGCGAATTTACAAGCTAAATACCGAGGCGATCCTAGACGTAAATGCCGTAAAACTAAGCGTAAATCCGCAAAAATCGGCGCTTGAGAGCCTGCACTATCTAGCGGGTAGGCTCGGCGTAGATATGAGCGACGCGGACGTTTTGCGACTACTTGAGCTAGCGCAGCCGTATTCAAATTTGACCGAGTTTGTCTATAATCTTGATAGATTTGAAGCTAAAGCGAGCGCAAAAAGCGGCGAGGGCGTAAAAATCATGACCGTGCACAAGTCAAAGGGACTGGAGTTTGAAAACGTGATCGTGTGCGATAAAATGGGCGCTGGGCGGCATGACGGGTCAAATTTCATCGCGGAATACGACGCGAGTGCGGGCTCCTGGCAGGTGCGACATAACGTCAAAAAGCAGTGCATCGACGAGGATTTTGCAAGGCTAAAAGAAAAGGCGGCGCGGCTCGAGCGCGAAGAGGATATGAACAAGCTCTACGTCGCGCTAACGCGGGCGATTGGCGGGCTAATCATCGTCAAGAAAACGGGCGCAAACGGCAGAAATCCGAGCTTTTTTGGGGCGTATGAGAGTAGCGGCGAGGTTACCGAGTATCTTGATTTGGTTGATTTTAGCTTCGGCGAGCCTACGCCTAGTAAGGCGCGAAATTTGACGTCAGTGGGCAAATTTGAGCCTATAGAGCTAGTTCAAATTTCAAAGCAAATCGTAGATGAAATGCCCAAAGTCGAGGGCAAAAATCAAAAGGCGATTTATTTTGGGCTGGCGCTGCACTATCTGCTCGAGATGGTGGAAAAATTTGACGAGAGATCGCTAAAAACGGCGCAAATTTCGATGCGAAACGCGTTTCATAAATTTTTGAACGAGGGCGAGCTGGATGAAATTTACGCACGCGGGCTAAATTTGATAAACGAGTCTAAATTTAAGCAAATGACGCAGGCGAAGAGAGTGTTTAAAGAGCAGCCATTGCGCTTTGAGGGCGCGCTAAAGCAGCTTGACCTGCTCTGTTTGGACGAAACTGAAATCTGCGTGATTGACTATAAAACGAGCGATAAAAATATAGATGAAAATATCGCGCAGGTTGAGGAGTACAAAAAAATACTGGCTCAAATTTATCCGAATTTGAGCGTGAGAGCGGCGATATTTTACGCTTTGCGGGACGAAATTCGAAGCATTGATATTTAAATATAGCTTAAATTAAGCTATCTGTAAGGTGCATTTGAATACAATCACGACTTAAAATTATCTAAAGGGTAAGAAATGACGAAAATAACAAAACCAAACGAAGTGGAGCGCGAGTGGATCGTGCTTGACGCGGCAGGCAAGCGTTTTGGTAGATTGCTGACCGAGGTGGCTACGCTGCTTCGCGGTAAGCATAAACCAAATTTCACTCCGAATGTCGATTGCGGCGATTACGTTATCATAATCAACGCTTCTAAAGCTGAATTTACGGGCAACAATAAAGCTGAGCAAAAGCTTTATCATCGCCATTCGGGATATTTCGGTAGCACGAAGAGCGAGAAATTCGGCGAGCTTTTGGCTGATAAACCTGAAAAACTGTTCAAACTAGCCGTTCGTGGAATGCTTCCAAAAACAAAACTCGGCAGAGAGATGATAAAAAAACTAAAAGTTTACGCCGGCAGCGAGCATCCGCACACGGCTCAAATAGCTAAAAAAGAAGGAAAATAATCATGGCGAAAGTTTATGCAACCGGTAAAAGAAAAACTGCCGTAGCGAAAGTCTGGCTAAAACCGGGCAGCGGTAAAATTTTAGTAAACGGACTTGATCTAAACACTTGGCTCGGCGGGCACGAGGCTATCAAGCTAAAAGTGGTTCAGCCTCTACTTTTAACAAAGCAAGAGGGCTCTGTAGACGTAACCGCAACGACTCTGGGCGGCGGATACTCTGCTCAAGCCGAGGCGCTAAGACACGGCATTTCAAAAGCTTTAGCGCTATTTGACGCCGACTTTAGGGCTACGCTAAAACCAAAAGGCTTGCTAACTCGCGATTCGCGCGTCGTAGAGCGTAAGAAATTCGGTAAGAGAAAAGCTAGAAGAAGCCCGCAGTTCTCTAAACGCTAATAGTTTTGAGAGCGGTGTAAATTTAAGGTGCATTGATATTTGCGGTTATTCTTTTATAAGCTTGCAAATATCGAATGTTAAAACGAAATTTATACTTTCTGTGTTATCATTGAAATATACATTTCACAGTGAAAGGATTTTCTATGAGAAAGATTGCTATCGCTTTAGTTGCTGCAACGGCTCTTTTTGCCGCTGATTCGGCTTACAATTACGAATTAACTCCAACCATCGGCGGAGTTCACCCTGAGGGTAATCTTGGAATGAACGAGCAAGCCGCTATCGGGTTAAGAGTTGGCAGGAACCTTGAAAATTTCTTTATCGACCAAGTAGAGGCCGGTTTTAATTATGCGAATAAGGTGAGAGAATACGGAGTAAAAGGCAGAGCCGCCAGATATTTCGTTAATGCCATTAAAGATTTCGGTATTACCGAGAATTTTTCAATTTACGGGTTGTTAGGCACCGGTTATGAAGACGTTTCAAAGAGATTTATTAAAAATAAAGACGGCGGATTTGGCCAGTACGGTTTAGGTTTAAAATACAAAATTACCGACAATTTTGCGTTGCGTGCCGAAGCGGTAGACGCTATTAAATTTGATCATGCCGACCACAATGTATTTTATACCCTAGGTTTTGCAGTGGGATTTGGTGCTAAAAATGCTCCTGTAGTAGCTGAATCTCCAAAGATGCAAGAGCCTGCCGTAGTAAGCCTTGATGATGATAATGACGGCGTTTTGAACGATGTCGATCAATGCCCGAATACACCTGCGGGCGTAGTAGTTGATGAGACCGGATGCGAGAAGGTTATCTTTCTTAGAGATCTTGACGTAAATTTTGCATTCGATAGCTATAAAATAACTCCAAAATATCTTGAGGAGATCAAAAAAGTAGCTATGTTTATGGGTGAAAATCCGGGCTACCGCATAGTTCTAAGCGGACATACCGATAGCGTAGGAACCGAAGCTTACAATCAAAAATTATCCGAAAAAAGAGCAAACGCAGTCGCTAAAGCTCTTGAGGAACTTGGCGTAAGCGCGGATAAGATCACCGCTATCGGCTACGGCGAGCTTAAGCCTATCGCTACAAATAAAACAAAAGAAGGACGCGCTGAAAATAGACGCGTTGAAGCTAGATTTAACAAATAATTAGTCTGGCTTGGTAGCAGGACGAGATTAAATTTGAACTTATTTGATCGTTAATCTCGTCCGATTTTAAAATTTCATATTCTATCGCCATTTTACTTATCGGCAAATGACTGGCAATTAAAATCTCATATCAAAATAGCCATTTCTTCTAAACCCGACGAAGTATTTTTAAATTTTTTTAAATATCATAAAACGTTTCTTATGGCTTTCATAATCATAGTTGCGATCGCAAATTTGGGCGTCGAGACGTTTATGTTCGCCGCCGCTCTTGGCGCTACCGGACTTGCCGTAGGTATAGCGTTTAAAGATACTTTTTCAAACATCGGCGCAAGACTTTTTGATAATATTTTTTAGACCCCTTAAACAAAATATCATAGCTAAGTCGCATGCATGCAAAATGCGGTCAAAAAGATCAATATATTTAGCACTGTTTTGCGTACGACCGATTACAAAACAATTATTATGCCAAACGGATGCATTATAAGTAGCAATATAATCAACTTCTCAAAAGAGGGCACCAGACGCGTCGAACTCGTATTTTCCATAAATTATAAAGATGATTTAAAGCTGGCAAAAGAGATTATTTTAGCTTAGCCGCCGAAAACAAAAAGATATCAAAAGAGTCAAGCGGCGTTGGATACATAGGTGAAAGTAGCGTAAATTTGATCGCTAGATTTTGGTGCGTGAGCGGCGTTTTTGGTATGTTACTCTATGTTAGAGGGCGCGAAGCGCAAATTTGACGCAGGAGGCATCTGTTGCCATCGCCAATCTAGCATCACTTATCACGACAAGTAGCTTGTCGATCGGATTATTTTTATGCTTAAAATTTTAATAAGCAATAGTGTTGCCGAAATTTTACTTCTTGCGACAATTTTTTATTTTTCAAATTTTGTTTAGATTTTTTAAAACCGTAAAGTTAAATTTGGCGGTAAATTAGCTTAAATTTTTATGTTTTCAAAAGGAATAAAAGTTGGATAAATTTGAAGCCTAATAAAAATCGCAAAAACGTGCTTAAGGCAAAATTTAAAATACAAAAAGTAAAATCAAAGTTTATTAAAACGTAAATTCGGCGCGAAAATGCCGTCAAATTTACGGTATCAAAATCAAAAACGAAAGAAGTAAAATGAAAAAAACCATACTTTTTGATCTCGACGGTACGCTCATCGACTCGACGCCCGCGATCCTTGACGGATTTGGCGCAGCGTTTCGCGCTCACGGCGAGCCTGCTCCGAAGCCTGAAGCGATCAAGGCTCTAGTCGGTCATCCGCTTGACGTTATGTTTGCGGGGCTTGGCGCGCCGACGCAGCTTGTATCTGATTATATCGCCGTGTATAAGGCGCGATACGAGCAGGTTTTTTTGGAGCAAACATCGCTGCTTGAGGGTGCGGCGGGTGCGTTGGCGCTTGCTGGCGAGGTCGCGGATGTGGGCGTCGTGACGACGAAAACATCGAAGTTTTCGGTCATTTTGCTTGAGCACTTGGGTGTTATGAAATTTATCAAAACCGTAATCGGCAGAGACGACGTCGTAAATCCAAAGCCCGATCCCGAGCCCATAAAGACGGCTCTTGAGCGTCTTGGTAAAACGAGCGCGCAAGATAGGGCGAGTGCTTTTATGATCGGCGATACGACGATGGATCTGGAAGCGGCGAAGCACGCGGGGATCGCCGGAGTCGGGCTGGTTTGCGGCTACGGCAAGGAAGCTGATTTGCGCGAGTATTCAAGTCTTATCTTTGCAAATGCATTTGATGCCGTCAAATTTATCGCAGCGAGCGAGCGCCGCGGTATGTAGATTTTACCTCAAATCGTCAAAGTAGTAGATTGGCGATTTACTCCGGCATAAATTTGAAATTTATTTTGGATCGTTACGCAATCCGCTCATAACCGCAAATTTAAATTTGAGCTAAATGTTGGGCCACCCTTGGTGATTTGACTCAAATTTGACGGATTTGAGCCTGGTTGGTTTAAGTTGTATTTGTATCTATGGACTAAATTTATGACTGATTTGATTGGATAATTTAAAATTTTGATTGCCTTTTATTTGCCGACTTGCAAAGCCTTGATGCTTGATTAAAGGTTGCTAGCATCGCATTTGCTTGGCTTGGTTGAACCAAAAACCTATACTTGTTGATATCGCGTTTTAGTTTGGCATTTGCCAAGATGGGAAGCGGATTACGGTTAAGCCATCGCTATAAAAAGAGTTAAAAACACGATTCTCGGTAAATTTTAACCTGCCTTCAGGCTTAGGGTTTTATTTTGATGCGCACGCTATATCTATCTCAAGGGCAAAATTTACTTACAAATTTTATATCCTATGCCGGAGAAATTTTCAATCATATCGTTTTCGGTTTTTAGCCTGATCTTTTTTACCACCATTCGCAGCGCCTCGCTACTCATCGGCTTTTCGCCCCAGACGAAATTCTCGATCGTCTCGTAATTTACGATCTTATCTAGGTTACTGGCGAGCAGGAAAAAGAGCTTGGCTTCGATCTTCGTAAGACCGATCGGCGCGCCGTTTTTATACAGGCTCTTGCCTAAAAGGTCGTATTCATAGAGCCCTTTTAGACGAATTTTATTCTCAAACAAGCTCTTAGTCGCCATCAGGATCGTAGTTTGCAGCTCCTCGATCTTAAAGGGTTTTCGCAGGTAGTTGTATGCGCCAAGCTCGATTGAGGCGAGCATATTTTCGCTCGTATCGTAGGAGGTGATGATGATGGAGGCTACGTGCGGCGCGCGCTTTTTGATCTCATCGAGCATCTCAAGACCGTTAAGGCTCGGTAAATTTATATCGGTCACGACGATGTCGAACTCGCCTTTAAAAAATTTCTCAAACCCCTCGATGCCGTCACTTGCGGTTTGGATATTTTTACAATAAATTTGAAGCGACTGCGCGATAGCAAGCCTCGTGTTCTCGTCGTCCTCTACGAGCAAGACGGAGATATTTCCGAGCTTTTTTAAAATATTTTCATTTATCATTTTCCACCTTTACGGCTATTTTTAGCATAAATATCGTCGGATTTTTGAAATTTACCACGCTTAGATCGCCGCCGCATTTTTTGTTTGCGATGAGCTTTGAGACGTAAAGCCCGAGCCCGCTGCTGCCCTTCGTGCTGCAAAAAGGGGTAAAAATTTTATCTCTTTGCACGGCTATGCCGTCTGCGTTGTCGATGACCCTGATGAGGAAGTGCTCGGCGTCACGCTTAATATTTACGACGATCCTGCCTCGTTTTTGATTTTTTGCATTTTGCAGCGCCTGTTTGGAATTTTGGATCAGACAGGCGATGATCTGCTTAAACTCGTTGGCGTAGTTTTCGCATAGCGGGCTCACGCCCCTTGCCACGCTTACTTTTATATCGACCGTGCGCTTGCTGGGGAAGAGCACGCAGATCGTATCGCGGATCGCGTCGCATATATTAAAATTTTGAACTCTGCTCTCTATCTTGTAAAAATTTTTAAACGTATCCATCGTCTTGCTCATATAATCGATATTGGCTAGCGATCTGTTGATGTTGTCGTAAAAAATTTCATCGCTCAGCTTGCCCGTCTTTTTAAACTGCACCAGATTGCCTAAAAAAATCCCGAGCGAGTTAAGCGGCTGAATCCACTGGTGAGAGAGCGCGGCGATCATCTGACCGAGCTCGGCCATCTTCGTCTGCTGAAACAAAAGTATCTCATACTCCCTTTTCGTCTGCTCAAGCAGCCTGCTTTGGCGCTCAAGCCTTTTGTTATAAAAATACGCAAGGATCAAAAACAAAAATATGCTTATTACGTAGATCGTTAAATTTACGATGAACTGCTCGTTGATCTTGTTGTAGATGTTCTTTTT comes from the Campylobacter rectus genome and includes:
- a CDS encoding sensor histidine kinase codes for the protein MKENVYKNNIFAIFSFIFLALMAGNYMLNRSFVREILVREQLSILKSSSERIEKWLENKKSSLRAVNELISKYDSAKDEQIITDILDKSQEIANFSSVYAGYENNITVSSRLFNRPQNYSPVLRPWYINTVKEDKIYITKPYSDVGLKVPVISICSSIKQDEVLKGVLCGVISFSDIKTEILDLRIENGYLFLIDESLNVLLHPDERIELSKIKFNIENLDLNKTRNYETDDAIFTFRPLEGSKLVLVAKTLKKNIYNKINEQFIVNLTIYVISIFLFLILAYFYNKRLERQSRLLEQTKREYEILLFQQTKMAELGQMIAALSHQWIQPLNSLGIFLGNLVQFKKTGKLSDEIFYDNINRSLANIDYMSKTMDTFKNFYKIESRVQNFNICDAIRDTICVLFPSKRTVDIKVSVARGVSPLCENYANEFKQIIACLIQNSKQALQNAKNQKRGRIVVNIKRDAEHFLIRVIDNADGIAVQRDKIFTPFCSTKGSSGLGLYVSKLIANKKCGGDLSVVNFKNPTIFMLKIAVKVENDK
- a CDS encoding response regulator transcription factor, whose translation is MINENILKKLGNISVLLVEDDENTRLAIAQSLQIYCKNIQTASDGIEGFEKFFKGEFDIVVTDINLPSLNGLEMLDEIKKRAPHVASIIITSYDTSENMLASIELGAYNYLRKPFKIEELQTTILMATKSLFENKIRLKGLYEYDLLGKSLYKNGAPIGLTKIEAKLFFLLASNLDKIVNYETIENFVWGEKPMSSEALRMVVKKIRLKTENDMIENFSGIGYKICK